The nucleotide sequence CGCGTCATACCGAGTGCGACCAACCCCAACGCGATGCGCTCCTCGCGCTGACCACCCCGGTTTCCCTCGCCGGGCTACCCGCCCTCACCGTGCCAATCTCACTGCCGGATGGATTGAGCCTCGGATTGCAGATCATCTTCCCCTCCGCGCATCATGCCGCGCTCAATTGGGTGCTCGACCGGTGCAATAATTGCTAGGGAGCAAAACCATGATTCGCGCCGAAACCGACACCACCTGGCTTCTTGTCACCCATCCCGACCACGCCGCCCTCGCCGGAGAATTTGCCGATGCCTGGGGCAACACACAGTTTGCGCGACCCGAACCTTTTGCCCCGATTCGCCATGCGGTGTATCACCATGACGACGGTTGGTTGCAGCGCGACGCGAACCCGAGTCTCACCCCGGCCGGCAAACCCGAGGCGTTCACGCGTGATCTCGTCGGCGCATATTCCGCCTTTGAAGAAATCGATCTTCCGGCGTATCTCGGGGTGCGCGCCCAAGCGACTCGCGCCGTGGCGGAGGTGGACCCTGCCGCCGCGGTCGTGGTGTCCATGCACACGGTCAACCTGCTGACCGAACAGGCGGACCTCGAATCCATCCAACCCGAACATCGCGAGGCCCACGCCACCTTCGTGGCCGAGCAACGGGCCTGGCAGGAGGAAACCATGCGGGCACTCAACTTATCGCCCGAATCCATGACGCGCGGTTTCGAGTTCCTGCAGTGTTGTGACAACCTTTCGCTGATCGCCTGCTCCGGTTACGATGAACCGCGCGCGCTGCGGCACCGGCAACCCGATCGCCACGGTGACCGCCACGAATTGCAGGCCCGGCCGTTGGGAGCCGGGACATGGAGCATCACTCCGTGGCCCTTCAAGGAAGACGAAATTTCGTTCAAATTGCCGCGCCGTCGCGTGAACAAAGCCGACGCCCAAACACCGGAAACGTTTCGCGCCGCCTTCACCGCCGCAGCACCCGAGATCGTCGCGATCACGCTGCGCCGCGCCTAGCCTGCGGCTTCGGTAGCAATGAGCCCAATTCATGCGTTGCCGCGCGTGGTCCGGGCTTCAATCGTTTCGGTGCCATTGGCACCGCCAATGCTTTCACGCCCCCGCCCATGCTAAATCGCTTGTTCAAGCTCTCCGACCACGGGACGACCGTTTCCCGCGAACTTCAGGCCGGTCTCACGACCTTTGCCGCCATGGCCTACATCCTGGCGGTGAATCCCAACATCCTGGCCGACACCGGCATGGATCGAGCCGCTCTCGTCACCGTCACCGCGCTGACCGCAGCGGTGAGCACGATGTTGATGGCCGCGTTGACCAACTTTCCCTTGGCCCTCGCCCCGGGCATGGGCATCAACGCGTTTTTCACCTACACGATCTGCCTGGGAGCCGGGGTGCGCTGGCAGGAAGCCCTCGGCATGGTATTCGTCAACGGCATCATCTTCCTGATGCTGTCCCTCACCGGCGTGCGGGAGAAGATCGTCCGGGCGATCCCGTATTCGCTGAAGATTGCGATCACCTGCGGCATTGGTCTGTTCATCGCTTTTATCGGGCTTAAAAACGGCGGCGTGATCGCGGCCAGTCCGGCCACATTTGTCACCCACGGTGATTTCAACTCGGGTCCCGTGGCCGTGTGTCTCATGGGCATCGCCATCACGATCATTCTCGTGGCGCGTCGCGTGCCGGCCGCTATCATTCTGGGCATCCTGATCACGTCCCTCATCGGCTTGTTCGTGTCCGACGGCCAAGGCGGCAAGGTCACGAGCCTGCCTGGCAGCTG is from Synoicihabitans lomoniglobus and encodes:
- a CDS encoding DUF3891 family protein, producing MIRAETDTTWLLVTHPDHAALAGEFADAWGNTQFARPEPFAPIRHAVYHHDDGWLQRDANPSLTPAGKPEAFTRDLVGAYSAFEEIDLPAYLGVRAQATRAVAEVDPAAAVVVSMHTVNLLTEQADLESIQPEHREAHATFVAEQRAWQEETMRALNLSPESMTRGFEFLQCCDNLSLIACSGYDEPRALRHRQPDRHGDRHELQARPLGAGTWSITPWPFKEDEISFKLPRRRVNKADAQTPETFRAAFTAAAPEIVAITLRRA
- a CDS encoding NCS2 family permease, which gives rise to MLNRLFKLSDHGTTVSRELQAGLTTFAAMAYILAVNPNILADTGMDRAALVTVTALTAAVSTMLMAALTNFPLALAPGMGINAFFTYTICLGAGVRWQEALGMVFVNGIIFLMLSLTGVREKIVRAIPYSLKIAITCGIGLFIAFIGLKNGGVIAASPATFVTHGDFNSGPVAVCLMGIAITIILVARRVPAAIILGILITSLIGLFVSDGQGGKVTSLPGSWIDLPASPAPVFLQLEFGFLQNWSAFQIALPLILTLLLVDMFDNIGTLIGVTNRAGLLDADGNLPKAGNALVADSIAAILSSLFGTSTVVSYIESASGVEAGGRTGLTAVSVAVLMLLALFLTPVILAIPAAATAPALVVVGIFMLQSVTEIKMDDFKVAAPAMLTILCIPLTFSIAEGIGLGLICASLLALASGRPKDFPVVGYVIAAIFFLQFFRIFPFSG